GGATGCTCTGGTCTGGTTGTCACTGATGAAGGAAGAGCTAGGCGATGAATGGACACACCCAAATCTATTCCGTCTTGGTGCTAGCTCCCTCCTTGGTGACATAGAACGACAGTTGTTCCATCATGTCACAGGAAGGTATGTTAAGCTTGTATGACCTTAAATAAGTTGAAAACTCTGTCTAAATGCATATTGaacaaaatattaaatgcAACCTTTTCTTGTTTGAAGAGTCTTTTTAGTGAGTGTCACTGAAGTGCGGGTGCATTATGCAAGGTTTTCCTACCATGTCTGTTAAAATGGggactttgaaaaaataaggtTCAAATCAAAACCACTCCTatgaatttatttaaaatatcatTTCATATAAAGCATTTGCATAATCTAAGAGATGCCCTGCAACTCCACATTCTTATTGATATTTTAACAgttttgaaatatatattttttatttattgactTTTATGATCCTGTGTTTTAGATTAATTTGCTTTCTCTCTCTTCAGATATGCTGCAGCTCATGAACTTCCAATGGCATAATCTGGTTATTTATCAAGTTACCCATAACTTCAAATGGCATAATTTAGCCATTTATCAAGCTACCCTTGACATAAGATGGGTTATGGGCTGTATATACTTAATTTAATTGTGTCCAGTCTTTATTGTTATGGGTGTATCCAGGCTTGTACTAAGGAGGTGTGGAGGGTGCACCCCTCTTGGATGCCAAATTTTGTGTCATTTCTTATAGATTGCCAAATATTATACACATTATCTATAAAATACTTATGACTGCATAcccccaacccctccccccccctcgccATTTCTAGGTATTCACCTGGCATCTGCCAAGAGGTGGTGGCATGGGGGATGTAAGGCATGGCTGAACTTAACCCATTTAAGAGCTTTTTTTCCGACTAAAATTTTATGTTatcatatttttcaaaagggTTTCTGCCAGAGTATCAAAATCTATCTTTTTTCCATGctatttaattttaaaattaCAACTGCTCATTTAAAACTGCTAGTGAACTTACTAGTTCCCAATCTTCCAATTCAACTGCTTTTATAAGCTAGTTGTTTTATATGTCTAAGTCCCAGCCATAGGAAGAAGGGTacagggtgggggggggggggaagggaagTGCTCAGTAACATTAAGAATGCTGCTTTTTAAACTACCTATCAATAATAAGTGTGGATTGATGCGTTTTGCAGCATCTTGTATCAGGGGTGGGTCTAGCAGACCCGGGCCCATCTTtggtttaaaaataacaagaaatataaagaaatataCAGAAGAACAATAAGTCAGGctcccctttcttgaaacttttgcttcccccccccccccccttttttgacTTCTGGATCCGCCTCTGTGTAATGTGAAATATTGGCTAAAAAGAATCCTCAGCCATTACTAAGAGAAGAAAAGTTGTCATTTGATAGAGGTGGAAAATGGAACAAATTTTGACCAttaaaaatttatttaaaatgcGTTTATTCATTACATTGGATTCCCTACAAACTTAATTTAGCCTTACTGAATGTTTTATTAACAGATACAAGACTTGTTTTCCCCAACCAATGGTATAAGGCACTCATCATTTTCAGTTTTCTTATAGTCAACCTTAAAGCTCTGCTAACCCACTCTTGAAGTTCCTTCCCCTTAAAAGCCATTCTACATTGAAATGAAGAAGTTGAAACACGATGTTCAGTGTAGAGGCAAACCCTCCCTCCTTAACGCCTTAACCTCACTGGGCACCTCAGTTGCATGCTTTAGCCAATGGAAGTGGATGTTTTGTGTGGTATTGTACAGGGATAGTAAGGCGACGTGGTTGGCCTTTAATTTTACTGgtcttattttataatattccACCTCTTAGTATGGGCTATGAACATTTATTTGTTAGGGGTAGGTAAAATGGTTGCCTACCACAAAAACCTGGATATGTTGTTAAAACTCGGTACAACAGGCGCCTAGCCCTCGCTTTAAGCTGTTTTCCATACAATCGCGACTGTTGCTACCCTCATCAAAAACGTGCTGACACAAAGAAATATGTTTGGAGCGGTGTGAGCGATCTACCCGTCTCCATATAATCGGCGCCGTCGCCCGCTTGGCGCGAAAATCTGGCTAGTAATGAGCGACTCTTGCTTCAAGCCtgctctcttctttttttaaattgggtttcctgtgatACAAGAGCGCGCGCTTTTCTTAGCGCATCTACGTAAACACGCACTATGACGTTAATCTCATAGTTCCCCCAGGAATCTTTTCTGTTAGGAATTGTTTTTAATGcttttcaatttaaaaattcttTGGAAGATCATCACAATGTGCGGTTCGTTACTTTCAAAGTGTCTTTCGACAAATAACAAGATTGCTCCCCTCGGCGTCAGTGATTTTGATACTGAGTTACTAAAAACGGCACGTAGTTTGATCTCCGCTAAGCGTGGAGGCGTCAAAGGTAGCGTTACGCCAGAGATGAGCGCGTTTGTGTCCAATTGCAATGCGGCAGCCTATGATCTCATTCTCGACGGCAAACAGACAGCAGACGGAGGACACGCCAAAGTCCCGAGAAGACTTGCTAAGATCGAAGCGGCGCCTACACTTACCATGGAAATGCTACTCGAAAAACAAGCGCAAGTGGAGAATAATAGGTAGGATGTACCCCATCAgaggaaaagaaaatataattgttttaaattGGCTCCTCTATTTTCAAATGATTTATTATCAGGATAAGGCagcttgaaaagaaaaagaagaaagccTCCGCAAGGTATAGATCTTCTGATGCCAGTCACAGACGTGCTTCCAGATCCAACAAGCTGCGTGAGGCGCTAGAGATGGCCGACAAGCTCGCTAAGGAGAAGAGCGCTAGAGCCGCCGAGAACAGGGATAAGCACTTGGCGGACGTCAAGAGCAAGGCTAGTCGCTTGGCGGGGAGCTCCCAGCAAGAGGTTGTGAAGAGTGAGGCGTGCGCCAAGGCGGAGCTGCGGCAGCGAGAGATTCAGATGAAGAGGAAGATGGTGGAGATGAACAAAGCGAAGGCAGCGGAGGAGGCGCGCGAAAAGCTTAGGCTGCGACGTGAGCGCGAACAGCTTGTGAAGGTAAGCATGGGTAGATAGAAGacgcgctaagagatcacatgaCATTTTGGatggcaaattcaaaccaaaataaacaaagaaatgaCGGCTGATTTGCGAAAGCTAATGCGATATTTtctattgaatttggtaaataaagtattaaactttgtttttagattgtTAATTTGAAGTTTTTAACACACTATGTGCTCAATATTTAatggaaacaataacaaaagtgtggctgacaagggcccTTTAAGTTCCCTATTACCCACTCTCTACCGTTTTGCTTCTCTCTTATGGTTGGCAGgtgataaaataataattcttTCATTTTTCAATACTCGAATCCAAATTAcaagggtcagtacgcagctcttacaagctgcaatttgattgggcaaatgaacaatatccgcacctcgacacaaagaacggagggtcagtacgcagctgttacaagctgcaatttgattgggcaaatgaacaatatccgcacctcgacacaaagaacggggggtcagtacgcagctcttacaagctgcaatttgattgggcaaataaacaatatccgcacctagacacaaagaacgagaagaatagagacaaaagaactcctttgtagaacaaagataatagaagacaaagcagctgcctACTTACTCAATTACAACTCAACTACTCTTAAATTGAACACATATGGCTTTTCTCGTTCCAGGACCGCGCCAATGCCCTAAAGGACGCAGACATGTACGTGGGTTTGCGCATCCTCGAGGGACTGGAGACGAGTGACGACTACTGCGTCTCAGAGGATGACGAGTGGGAGACTGGGCCCCAGACGGACGATGGGAATGACGAGGAATTCTGGGGTTAACCGCTGATTCGCGTGGCCTTCAACATACTCAGATTCACAAAGCTGATTGTCACTCGGAAACGCAACACCTTTATAGCTAATTTGTAAATATTTACTCAAAAGCAAATTGTTTATTATACAGAATAgagaaagaaataaagaatcttgtattattttgaacaCAGCATTTTCGCCTAACAAGTGACCTTTTCAGTTGGGAATTACTTTCCTTCTTCCACAAACGCACCTTCACTCGTATAGGCATACCCGGAGTTCACTAAGTAATTTATTGGTGAATTAAAGAGGGAGTGTACACCGTGTTGTGAATCCCTGCCCTCCACTCCCCACCCCACCTTAAGAGCCACACCCCttattcccctcccccctaaaatcAACTCCTCGCATTCTTTAATTGTAGTTGCTATAGCCTGCTTTTTAAGCTTTCGATCGACTGGACGGTCGCCATCTTAGAGTGAGGCCACGCCCGTCGACCCGCGGGATAAAATACGCATTCTGCTCGCTCACGGGACCACACGTAGCCAAAATCCCATGATTACGGCCGTTAATTATCTGATGGATCAAGTTTTATGCAAGCGCCATTCACTGACTATAAGCAGGTTATGTCTGTTAGTTAAACACCAAGCACACATTTTCAGGGAAACGCCGTTTATTATAAATCTATCATTTCTTACGATGCCAtcaacaaaaaatacaaaaaataaacttaCATCTGGAAACAAAACATCGTAGTCATGGTAACATGTAACCATAGCAACCTCGACTCGCATACAGCAGGAGTCAAGCGGTTTATgttgattaaaaaataatatacatttttaaagaaaatccGCCAGCCtccttagtttttttttcataattcaaGATAAAATAACCCATCTTTTTCTTACCAAACTATCCTTTTTATAATCCCAAAAAGGGATCTAGATAGGGCGATATGATGGATTTAGCTCTATGGCTCTTTTTTGGCAGATTTCTCTTTAGCTaataggatgacaaaatggtggtCAACACCGACGCTCTAAtattacatcatcatcatcatcatcatcatcatcatcaccaccaacaccaccaccatcatcgccgttcatcttcattttcaacatcaaaaccaccactaccatcatcatcatcatgatcgaCCATTATCATTGTCAACATCAAAACactaccaccaacatcatcattgtcatcatcataatcacaatCATCACCGTTCATCCTCATTTTCGACATCAAAACAAccaccgccatcatcatcataatcgaTCATCataatcgtcatcattatcaacactagcaccaccactatcaccaccaacaacatcatcataatcataatcgatcatcatcattgtcaacATCGACACCACCACCATATTGTCATCTTCTCGCTTGCTTCTTTGCCATGATCGCCCGTAGCTTTCTCAGGTTCTCCCTGGTCATAGTGTCACCCGGGTTTAGCTCTAGCGCCGTCAGGTAGTACCTCTCGCTCTCCTGGTGCTTACCCAACAAGTGAAGAATGGCGCCCAAGTTCATGTGCGCGATGTTACTCTGGAGGAAAAGACGAAGTTGATATATTTATACTATATTTGGGGTGATGTTACTCTGTAGGAAAAGACGAAGTTGATATATTCTTACTATCTTTTGGGTTAGGCGGTTCTATCATCTTACCACACAATCAAGAGAAAACGCAAACGGAAAAAGTCGCGACGCAGCTACAAACACCACACGATAATAGCCCGACACAACAATGAACAACCATGAGAAACGACAAGGCAGTCTACGACAAAACCCTGACACGATGAAGGTAGCAAAGAATAGTATTCGTTCCGAACGCCTTTCCCCGACATTATGATCTGTTTATAGGTTCACAAAGCAGTTACGAAATCTTCCAGAACCTGTTCCTTGACAGGTTTCCGAAGAATCTACGATATTTTCCCGAACCTGTTTTCCTGACAATATTATGGTCTATTGACCGGTTCCCGAAAAAGTTACGATATCTGTCCGAACCCGTTTTTCTGACAAAAATATGGTCTATTGAAATGTTCACGAAGCACTTACGATATCTTGCCGAACCCGTCCTGACAATAATATGGTCTATTGACATGTTCACGACAGGCACAGGAAGCGCTTAAGAATCCCCTTCCCTGGTACAAAGCATACTTTAACGCATGCTCACCTTTTGGTCAAGTTTGACCGCTGACCGGTAGAACTCTTCCGCTGTTTCGTAGCTTTCAGATTCTCTTcaattgaaaaagaaaatttgcTTTTCAAACGAATCGTTAACTTCCTGGTGATATCGACCACAAAACACCCCCGCCCCTCCCCAATGTCAGGAACTAGTCTCCCTTACCCTACGTGATTTACCAAAAACAGGTTATACTCTGCCTAACACTACATGATGTATCGTCCATGGCGTCTTCCAGTTAAAGCCCTGACCGACATTTATGACTATTGATTGAGCAGCTCttgttatgcctagtgcacactagcaacataacaacataacgacatgggcacgcgcactatgtttagcccgacataacgacatggacataatgacatataagaaaaaaacatgttttttctcttatgtcattatgtccatgtcgttatgtcgaagataagagtgcgcgcgcccatgtcgttatgtcgatatgtcgctagtgtgcactaggcattactaACCTGAGGTAGTTGGCCGCGTTGAAGACGATATCGAAGTCATCAGGAGCTAGCTTAGAGGCTTTGACGAACATCTCCGCGGCTCGTGCCACTTGCTTGCCCTCGTACAGGTGCTGTCCGTAGTGAGTCCATACGGACACGTCACGGGGGCCGAGAGATTGAGCCTTAAGGAATAAGGCCTCTGCCTGCTTTGTACGACCCTGAAGGATACAAAAGACCGAAAGGGTCTTAGAGGGGTAGAGGCAAGGATAAAAGAAAGGGGTCGAGGGTGGAGACAGTACACAAGTTTTGTCTAACTTAAGTTGTAATAAGCCCTCCACCTGCTTTGCATGACCCTGAAGTATACAAAAGTGTATTCAATAATATCTTAGAGGATAGATGCAAGGATTAAGGAAAGAGGCCAAGATGGGAGACGGTGCCCAAGTCTTGTCTTACTTAAGAAATAATTTCTCCACCTGCTTTGCACGACTCTAAaggatattaaaaaatatcttagaGGATAGAGGCAAGGATGAAGGAAAGGGGCCAAGGTACTCAAGTTTTATCCAACTTAAGGGATAGTTCCTACGTCTGCTTTGCACGGCCCTAAAGGATACAAAAGAGGTATTCAAAAATATCTTAGA
The DNA window shown above is from Nematostella vectensis chromosome 15, jaNemVect1.1, whole genome shotgun sequence and carries:
- the LOC116617756 gene encoding translation initiation factor IF-2; translation: MLFNLKILWKIITMCGSLLSKCLSTNNKIAPLGVSDFDTELLKTARSLISAKRGGVKGSVTPEMSAFVSNCNAAAYDLILDGKQTADGGHAKVPRRLAKIEAAPTLTMEMLLEKQAQVENNRIRQLEKKKKKASARYRSSDASHRRASRSNKLREALEMADKLAKEKSARAAENRDKHLADVKSKASRLAGSSQQEVVKSEACAKAELRQREIQMKRKMVEMNKAKAAEEAREKLRLRREREQLVKDRANALKDADMYVGLRILEGLETSDDYCVSEDDEWETGPQTDDGNDEEFWG